One segment of Acidobacteriota bacterium DNA contains the following:
- a CDS encoding sulfatase, translated as MTKGESSSLKRKHFLKQLSVVLLCAFLFLFPVPSCHPLKIKPIEKIILITLDTTRADRLGCYGYKSIKTPNLDRIAAEGFLFENATCQVPMTLPSHATIMTGLYPPRHGVRNNTNFALGENAQTLAELLKQNGFKTGAAISSFMVHSKFGMAQGFDEFDQKFYIMPFGEPEDWAERRAQETIDATIEWFGRNHNEEKFFYWLHLYDPHQKYDPPYPYADQYVNNPYDGEIAYMDAELGRFFEYLKRIKLYDKTLFLIIGDHGEAFGEHGEYEHQNLIYESTMRIPFIIKMPGANKPKRIEVPVSTVDMFSTVLDLANMKIEGNPDGSSLVPLMKWGGSKWTGIYYIETMAPNLIYGWSSLKGIRSLEWKFIESSRSELYNLSDDPGENENRIDKNP; from the coding sequence ATGACAAAAGGCGAATCTTCATCATTAAAAAGGAAGCATTTCCTGAAACAATTGAGTGTTGTTCTGCTTTGTGCATTTCTCTTTCTTTTTCCGGTCCCGTCCTGCCATCCTCTCAAGATCAAGCCGATTGAGAAGATCATCCTGATTACGCTTGACACGACGAGAGCAGACCGGCTGGGATGCTACGGCTATAAGAGTATTAAGACACCAAATCTCGATAGGATTGCTGCCGAAGGGTTTCTCTTTGAGAATGCCACCTGCCAGGTTCCCATGACACTTCCCTCCCACGCCACGATCATGACAGGTCTTTATCCTCCGAGGCATGGTGTCAGAAATAACACAAATTTTGCGCTTGGTGAAAATGCTCAGACATTGGCTGAGCTTCTCAAGCAGAATGGATTCAAGACAGGAGCCGCAATCTCATCCTTCATGGTCCATTCTAAATTCGGGATGGCACAGGGCTTTGATGAATTCGATCAGAAGTTTTACATCATGCCGTTTGGAGAGCCCGAGGATTGGGCAGAGAGACGAGCTCAGGAGACTATCGACGCTACTATTGAGTGGTTTGGAAGGAATCATAATGAAGAAAAATTTTTCTATTGGTTGCATCTTTACGATCCACATCAGAAATACGATCCTCCGTACCCTTATGCTGACCAGTATGTAAACAACCCCTATGACGGCGAGATAGCATATATGGATGCAGAACTTGGAAGGTTCTTCGAATATCTCAAGAGGATTAAGTTATACGATAAAACATTATTCCTTATCATCGGAGATCATGGAGAAGCGTTCGGGGAGCATGGTGAATATGAACATCAGAACCTCATCTACGAATCAACGATGAGGATTCCCTTCATAATCAAAATGCCAGGCGCAAATAAACCAAAAAGAATAGAGGTGCCTGTTAGTACAGTAGATATGTTTTCTACCGTTCTCGATCTTGCGAATATGAAAATTGAAGGAAACCCTGATGGATCTTCTCTCGTTCCTCTTATGAAATGGGGAGGTTCAAAATGGACAGGGATATACTATATAGAAACTATGGCGCCTAACCTAATCTATGGCTGGAGTTCCCTCAAGGGAATTAGATCACTGGAATGGAAGTTCATTGAATCTTCCAGAAGCGAACTGTACAACTTGAGTGATGATCCGGGTGAAAATGAAAACCGCATCGATAAGAATCCTG
- a CDS encoding ATP-binding protein has protein sequence MDKKLLKEIALEQNRSLNSLDLGIERENLSPMATYFSMPHTVVISGIRRVGKSTLLAQIINRFCKEGHYYLNFEDERLIKFEVEDFNNLYEIFVELFGEKRVFFFDEIQNAPKWEIFVRRMQDKGFKFFITGSNASLLSKELGTRLTGRSIIQDLYPFSFREFLLFQGYQPSKDALSYTSERGIIKKHFSEYLEKGGMPECLKYKDPIILKRSYEDILYRDIVARHDIKEIKALRELGLYLLSNITGLVSYNNLKRILQLGSVNTVKNYLDYMEDSFLLFTISRFSYSLKQQFVAHKKIYCIDNGLMESIAFQFSKNRGRFLENAVFLELKRKFKEIYYYKTSNNLEVDFLIREGKNIIFLIQVSGSLDQKEVRKREINALVSAMDELNLDEALILTEDNEEKIKIKDKLILVMPIYKWLLEDKTKLSHHWMF, from the coding sequence ATGGATAAAAAGCTCTTAAAAGAGATAGCGCTGGAGCAGAACAGGAGCCTGAATTCCCTGGATTTAGGCATCGAAAGAGAGAATTTGTCTCCAATGGCAACCTATTTTTCCATGCCACACACGGTTGTTATCTCTGGTATCAGGAGGGTCGGGAAATCAACATTGCTTGCCCAGATCATTAACCGTTTCTGCAAAGAAGGTCATTATTATCTTAACTTCGAAGATGAACGCCTAATAAAATTTGAAGTTGAGGATTTCAATAACCTGTACGAAATCTTTGTGGAACTTTTTGGAGAAAAACGAGTTTTCTTTTTCGATGAAATACAGAATGCGCCGAAATGGGAGATATTTGTCAGAAGAATGCAAGATAAGGGTTTTAAATTTTTTATCACTGGATCAAATGCTTCACTCTTGAGTAAAGAATTGGGAACAAGATTAACTGGCAGGAGCATCATCCAAGATCTCTATCCTTTTTCTTTTCGGGAATTTCTTCTTTTTCAAGGATATCAACCATCCAAAGATGCGCTTTCCTATACTTCCGAAAGGGGAATAATTAAGAAACACTTTAGCGAGTATTTAGAAAAAGGAGGAATGCCAGAATGCTTGAAGTATAAAGATCCAATCATATTAAAAAGAAGTTATGAAGATATCCTATACCGGGATATTGTAGCGAGACATGATATTAAAGAAATTAAAGCGCTGAGAGAATTGGGCCTTTATCTTTTGAGCAATATCACAGGCTTGGTTTCTTACAATAACCTGAAGAGAATTCTGCAGTTGGGCAGTGTCAACACTGTTAAGAATTATCTTGATTACATGGAAGACAGTTTCCTGCTCTTTACTATAAGTCGGTTTTCCTATTCTTTAAAGCAACAATTCGTTGCCCATAAGAAGATCTATTGCATAGATAATGGACTCATGGAATCCATTGCCTTTCAGTTTTCCAAGAACAGAGGAAGATTTTTAGAAAATGCGGTGTTTTTAGAACTTAAGCGAAAATTCAAAGAGATATACTATTACAAGACTTCCAATAACCTGGAAGTCGATTTCTTGATAAGAGAAGGGAAGAATATCATTTTTCTCATTCAAGTTTCAGGGAGCCTGGATCAGAAGGAGGTAAGAAAAAGGGAAATTAACGCCCTCGTTTCTGCCATGGATGAATTGAACCTGGATGAAGCCCTTATTCTTACGGAAGATAATGAAGAGAAGATTAAGATCAAAGACAAATTAATTTTGGTAATGCCCATCTATAAATGGTTGCTTGAAGATAAAACGAAATTATCTCATCATTGGATGTTTTAG
- a CDS encoding sigma-70 family RNA polymerase sigma factor translates to MEEEKVESLIRRAKKGEREAFDTLIQMNEGKVLSVIRYMGVPATEVEDVAQEAFIRLFRYIRRFRSGEKFSRWLYRISVNAAIDHLRKERIRPIPVSGFEEDLLVKIASENPGAEEDMRFEQLKNRLKEKLLDLSDRERAIFVLRDIEGLSTKEIARSLKLNSITVRRHSTLARKKLIDLLKL, encoded by the coding sequence GTGGAAGAAGAAAAAGTTGAAAGTCTGATAAGGAGGGCGAAGAAAGGTGAGAGGGAAGCCTTCGATACACTTATTCAGATGAATGAAGGAAAAGTCCTGAGTGTCATCAGGTACATGGGAGTGCCCGCCACTGAAGTCGAGGATGTAGCTCAGGAAGCCTTCATCAGACTTTTCCGGTATATCAGGAGGTTCAGGAGCGGAGAGAAATTTTCGAGATGGCTGTACAGGATATCGGTGAATGCAGCTATAGACCATCTCAGAAAAGAGAGGATCAGGCCGATCCCTGTATCTGGGTTCGAGGAAGACCTGCTGGTGAAAATCGCTTCAGAAAATCCCGGGGCCGAAGAGGATATGCGGTTTGAGCAGTTGAAGAACCGATTAAAAGAGAAGCTCCTGGACCTAAGCGACCGCGAACGAGCCATTTTCGTCCTGAGAGATATTGAGGGGCTTTCAACGAAGGAGATTGCCCGCTCCCTGAAATTGAACTCCATAACGGTTCGCCGCCACTCCACCCTCGCCCGCAAGAAATTGATCGATCTCCTAAAGCTATAA
- a CDS encoding C25 family cysteine peptidase has protein sequence MKKLLAVLSFCVICAAGGIGAPGDFWSLFYGDEGFRYKFISPTPSLESSAEYTKIKIESFGLTGDEGYPQVPVKIFKAAIPENAAVSLKIVNSRVEELKDLRIQPVPHHSLKRRPEDAIEKIQSGIESPEPDTVYRENVEAYASISPYPLTPVSLGNTGYIRNQKYIEIIFYPVLYYPAERKALLFSEVEVDIAFEYLGETTTDTSLTYTVEPAFERIYRDSFINYEQGKSFRIEGRQKESGSSFFPSSDQMAGWSATQSQTTSSIYKLKISKDGIYHLTYSYIQTNASGLLGQDPRTFKLMNRGVEVPIYVAGQDDGVFDTLDYIEFYGQALADEAKTLLNYDYSDPNPDIYQDNDFTDTNVYFLSAEGPAVDRKRVTTFDGNPVSGYPAPDDFYDTVHVEVIESDGTNNDTYLPLGGNDPWYWGPRIQSSGSPNYQDADIGIPGLSPFSHTAELRVRLRGTTSYSPNPDHTTIVGVISGGSYITDTKDTQSWDGESIFTHVKSFNQSYLSSTTKVRVEATTVAGVTLNEVIRDYIEINYYRLLKAESNSLPFNYDDGDYQYDIDNFTNSAVSIYEITEKLSGTNVVSPVRIINPLVSGSGIYSVSFQVTDDPDIPPGGKRYFIVSSGASLLTPDSCVLDTVSDLKDTTNQADIIVIGTPDTIDNSPGSPLDSLLDSRLANRGLTSKVVMFEDVCDEFNNGLFDPNAIRYFLDYAYNNWTSPKPSYLFIIGDGTFDYKNRYSLADFKSLVPTQIMFQVNSTLGYYSSDNWLACFIGTDQLPDIHLGRISTRSITESNGVFNKIKTYEDSPPSGTWKSHDLMISDEGKNGDPAETEHFEAVNQRQIDKYLSSPPHSYTKIYYAKPPYNGTDNALCKQDIKNAINSGTVITNYVGHGSFTRWSNDTIFTTDDVPTLTNGNMLPWLTASNCLTAGFHHAYWTTTTAIGEKFVNEDNKGSIATFAPAGLSYTFIGEEVINSIFDDIYGPHKERETAIITYNVRDLLYGNGSIVDLQGYTYLGDPVLDLVIPRPEPPTNPDAVGGNQKVDLTWTRSSDDPYPSPGFGYNVYRTTDLTKEYTKVNSSLIYGTSYTDTSVTNMTTYYYAITAVDAEGFESAYSNFNTDCAIDGPDCVKATPENPNPPANPTGFDAVDPETGGKLNLSWNANSETDLKGYTVYWGTKSRFAPDFPGYYENSKYVGKVTSYVLTGLQNDVVYYLCVTASNTSNKESGYSNEDSEKPDYVPGIKPPKAITDLMVKRSTVNQNDLELTWSKPTQDIYDDPETIKEYRIYRNTVPNFVPSDSNRIATITDPNTTKYTDPGAYSSASNYYYLVQSIDADGNASGVGREVPNGIDDMTVKKSQTTPGNIIFTWSAVTNDINGKKTIIDHYHLYGRGTKFKRSDIEKGLVPLIQDNITSTTLEITPADGDQYYSILAVDNRGNLSPY, from the coding sequence ATGAAAAAGCTTTTAGCCGTCCTTTCATTTTGCGTTATATGTGCGGCGGGTGGAATCGGGGCTCCAGGTGATTTCTGGAGCCTTTTTTATGGCGATGAAGGTTTCAGATACAAATTCATCTCACCAACACCTTCTCTTGAAAGCAGCGCCGAATACACGAAGATTAAAATCGAATCATTTGGACTGACCGGCGATGAGGGTTACCCTCAGGTGCCGGTCAAGATTTTTAAGGCTGCCATCCCTGAAAATGCTGCCGTCTCACTGAAGATTGTCAACTCCCGTGTAGAGGAGTTGAAAGATCTTCGGATCCAACCCGTTCCTCACCACTCCTTAAAACGCCGACCGGAAGATGCTATCGAGAAAATTCAGTCTGGAATTGAATCTCCGGAGCCTGATACAGTTTACAGGGAAAATGTAGAAGCATATGCTTCCATCTCTCCTTATCCTCTCACGCCCGTCAGCCTTGGTAATACCGGCTACATCAGAAATCAGAAATATATAGAGATTATATTTTATCCAGTTCTCTACTATCCTGCCGAGAGGAAGGCGCTCCTATTCAGCGAGGTTGAGGTAGATATCGCTTTTGAGTATCTAGGAGAAACAACCACCGATACATCCCTGACATACACCGTCGAGCCGGCTTTTGAGAGAATTTACAGGGATAGCTTCATCAATTATGAGCAGGGTAAATCGTTCCGGATAGAGGGGCGGCAGAAAGAGAGCGGATCATCTTTTTTCCCATCAAGCGATCAGATGGCTGGATGGAGTGCCACACAATCACAGACAACCTCGTCGATCTACAAATTGAAGATAAGCAAGGATGGAATCTACCATCTGACCTACAGCTACATTCAGACTAATGCCAGTGGCCTCCTTGGTCAGGACCCGAGGACTTTCAAGTTGATGAACAGAGGAGTGGAGGTCCCGATCTATGTTGCCGGACAGGATGATGGAGTTTTCGACACCTTGGACTATATCGAGTTCTATGGCCAAGCGCTCGCAGATGAAGCGAAGACACTGTTAAACTACGACTATTCCGACCCTAACCCTGATATCTATCAGGATAACGACTTTACCGATACCAATGTCTATTTTCTGAGCGCGGAAGGTCCGGCCGTTGATAGGAAAAGAGTCACGACATTCGATGGCAACCCGGTTTCCGGCTATCCGGCACCGGATGATTTTTACGATACGGTCCACGTGGAAGTCATCGAAAGCGACGGCACGAACAACGATACGTATCTCCCACTGGGTGGGAACGACCCCTGGTACTGGGGGCCGAGGATACAATCCAGTGGAAGCCCCAATTACCAGGATGCAGACATCGGCATTCCAGGGCTTTCACCCTTCTCGCATACGGCGGAGCTTCGCGTCAGACTGAGGGGGACCACTTCTTACTCTCCCAATCCAGACCACACGACGATAGTCGGCGTCATAAGCGGTGGAAGCTACATCACCGATACGAAAGACACACAGTCCTGGGATGGCGAATCGATATTCACCCACGTCAAATCGTTCAATCAGTCCTATCTCTCCTCGACGACGAAGGTGCGCGTCGAAGCTACGACCGTTGCCGGAGTGACGCTGAACGAGGTCATCAGGGATTATATCGAGATCAACTATTACAGACTCCTTAAGGCAGAGAGCAACTCGCTCCCGTTCAATTACGACGATGGGGATTACCAGTACGACATCGACAATTTCACGAATTCAGCAGTTTCCATATACGAGATCACGGAAAAGCTGAGCGGAACCAACGTAGTATCCCCGGTGAGGATCATCAACCCGCTCGTCTCGGGGAGCGGAATTTACTCCGTCTCATTCCAGGTGACTGATGACCCAGACATTCCGCCTGGAGGCAAGAGATATTTCATCGTCTCCTCAGGTGCATCGCTCCTGACACCGGATAGCTGCGTGCTTGATACGGTTTCCGACCTGAAAGATACGACGAATCAGGCGGACATAATCGTCATCGGAACACCCGATACGATTGATAATTCTCCGGGAAGCCCCTTGGACAGTCTCCTGGATTCGAGGCTGGCCAACAGGGGACTGACCTCGAAGGTCGTAATGTTCGAAGATGTATGCGATGAGTTCAACAACGGACTCTTCGATCCCAATGCAATCCGGTACTTCCTGGATTATGCTTACAACAACTGGACGAGCCCGAAGCCATCCTATCTCTTCATCATAGGAGATGGCACATTCGATTATAAGAACAGGTACAGCCTCGCGGATTTCAAGAGCCTCGTCCCGACTCAGATCATGTTCCAGGTCAACTCAACGCTGGGCTATTACTCATCTGACAACTGGCTGGCTTGCTTCATCGGCACGGATCAGCTTCCTGACATCCATCTGGGAAGGATAAGCACAAGGTCTATCACAGAATCCAACGGAGTCTTCAACAAGATAAAGACCTATGAGGACAGCCCGCCGTCAGGAACCTGGAAGTCTCATGACCTCATGATTTCCGATGAAGGAAAGAATGGAGACCCAGCAGAGACGGAACATTTCGAGGCGGTCAACCAGCGGCAGATCGACAAATATTTGAGCAGCCCGCCTCATTCTTACACGAAGATATATTACGCTAAACCGCCATATAACGGGACAGATAACGCGCTATGCAAGCAGGATATCAAGAATGCCATAAACAGCGGCACGGTAATAACGAATTATGTGGGCCATGGCTCTTTCACGAGATGGTCCAACGATACAATCTTCACGACCGATGACGTGCCGACGCTGACAAATGGCAACATGCTTCCCTGGCTGACTGCATCGAACTGCCTTACGGCTGGCTTTCATCATGCCTACTGGACGACAACGACAGCGATAGGGGAGAAGTTCGTCAACGAGGATAACAAGGGAAGTATCGCGACATTCGCTCCTGCCGGACTCTCATACACCTTCATCGGTGAAGAGGTCATCAATTCCATCTTCGACGATATCTATGGACCTCACAAAGAAAGGGAAACGGCCATTATCACTTACAACGTCAGGGATCTTCTTTATGGCAATGGCTCCATTGTAGATCTGCAGGGATATACCTATCTCGGCGACCCTGTCCTCGACCTCGTGATTCCAAGGCCGGAACCACCCACGAATCCGGATGCAGTCGGAGGGAATCAGAAGGTTGATCTCACCTGGACGAGGAGCTCAGACGACCCCTACCCGAGTCCAGGATTTGGATACAATGTTTACCGGACGACTGATCTGACCAAAGAATACACCAAGGTCAATTCCTCGCTCATCTATGGAACATCTTACACAGACACGAGCGTCACGAACATGACGACATACTACTATGCTATCACGGCGGTGGATGCCGAAGGGTTTGAAAGCGCCTATTCAAATTTCAATACCGACTGCGCGATAGATGGTCCAGACTGCGTCAAGGCGACTCCTGAAAATCCAAATCCTCCTGCCAATCCCACCGGATTCGATGCGGTGGACCCTGAAACGGGAGGAAAGCTGAATCTCTCCTGGAACGCAAATTCAGAGACGGATCTGAAGGGTTACACCGTTTACTGGGGGACAAAGTCCCGATTTGCTCCTGACTTCCCCGGTTACTACGAAAATTCGAAATATGTTGGAAAAGTAACTTCTTACGTCCTGACCGGGCTTCAGAACGACGTCGTCTACTATCTCTGTGTCACGGCCAGTAACACATCCAATAAGGAAAGCGGTTATTCCAACGAGGATAGCGAGAAGCCGGACTATGTCCCCGGGATTAAGCCGCCCAAAGCCATTACGGATCTGATGGTCAAACGCTCCACAGTCAATCAGAACGACCTCGAACTGACCTGGTCGAAGCCGACGCAGGATATCTACGACGATCCCGAGACGATAAAAGAGTACAGGATTTACAGGAATACGGTTCCCAACTTCGTCCCCTCGGATTCGAACAGGATTGCGACGATCACGGACCCAAACACGACGAAATATACGGACCCAGGCGCATACTCCTCGGCGAGCAACTACTACTACCTGGTTCAATCCATCGATGCTGATGGGAACGCATCAGGGGTTGGAAGAGAAGTCCCGAATGGGATCGATGACATGACCGTCAAGAAATCACAGACGACGCCGGGGAATATCATCTTTACATGGTCGGCCGTGACGAATGACATCAACGGCAAAAAGACGATCATCGATCACTATCACCTGTACGGGCGTGGCACGAAGTTCAAGAGGTCCGATATCGAAAAAGGGCTCGTTCCTCTCATTCAGGATAACATCACCTCCACCACTCTGGAAATTACTCCCGCCGATGGCGACCAATATTACTCCATCCTCGCCGTGGACAACCGCGGCAACCTCAGCCCCTATTAA
- a CDS encoding radical SAM protein yields MEKAWSRCLPVAAHFELTFRCNHDCVFCYNTREDEAGKKEMDLSDYRNAFRKVKELEVLFVTLTGGEPLCRKDFFKIAEAAKEEMFALRIFTNGYLIDEETARKISLLKPLEIEISIHGARSETHDRVTRIKGSFERMLKAVEELRKLGVKVNLKSLITRFNQEELEGIRDIARERGCSISFDPVVSPRDNGELSPLEYAPDADHLKKFWTEIYPGLKNSILAPLVEDNCTWAVCGIGRASLAIDPYGDIFPCIQWREKITNIKEVASLKEVWQNSPVLGKVRDIAARIKEEVLDKVEFGNFCSYCPAMAAASMGDPFRLYPQSLENARNLALAYQGAQKARKNKI; encoded by the coding sequence ATGGAGAAGGCATGGAGCCGGTGTCTTCCCGTGGCGGCCCACTTCGAACTGACCTTCCGGTGCAACCATGACTGCGTATTCTGCTATAACACCAGGGAAGACGAGGCAGGCAAGAAGGAGATGGATCTTTCCGATTACCGCAATGCCTTCAGAAAGGTCAAGGAACTCGAGGTTCTCTTCGTGACGCTGACCGGGGGAGAGCCCCTCTGCCGGAAGGATTTCTTCAAGATCGCCGAAGCGGCGAAAGAGGAGATGTTCGCCCTGAGGATATTCACTAATGGATACCTGATCGACGAAGAGACCGCCAGAAAGATTAGCTTGCTAAAACCCCTTGAAATAGAGATCAGCATCCATGGAGCCAGGAGCGAAACTCATGACAGGGTCACCAGGATAAAAGGTTCGTTCGAAAGGATGCTCAAGGCGGTGGAAGAGCTGAGAAAGCTGGGAGTCAAGGTAAACCTGAAGAGCCTGATCACCAGATTCAATCAGGAGGAACTCGAGGGGATAAGGGATATCGCCAGGGAAAGAGGATGCTCGATAAGCTTTGATCCGGTGGTGTCTCCGCGCGACAATGGAGAACTTTCCCCGCTGGAATACGCTCCTGATGCGGATCACCTTAAAAAGTTCTGGACCGAGATCTACCCCGGGCTCAAGAATTCCATTCTTGCCCCCCTTGTGGAGGATAACTGCACCTGGGCAGTCTGCGGGATAGGGAGAGCATCGCTGGCTATCGACCCTTACGGAGATATCTTTCCCTGCATCCAGTGGAGAGAGAAAATCACCAACATCAAGGAAGTGGCATCTCTCAAGGAAGTATGGCAAAATAGCCCGGTCCTGGGAAAGGTCAGGGACATCGCTGCGAGGATCAAGGAAGAGGTCCTTGATAAGGTCGAATTCGGGAACTTCTGTAGCTACTGTCCCGCCATGGCGGCGGCCAGCATGGGCGATCCCTTCAGGCTCTATCCGCAATCCCTTGAAAATGCAAGGAATCTTGCCCTTGCCTACCAGGGGGCTCAAAAGGCAAGAAAAAATAAAATTTAA
- a CDS encoding PqqD family protein has product MAIDLKKLIPKRSKDAAFRVIDGQAIVVLPEKSEVKILNEVGSRIWQLMDGNVSVDDICTKICTEYEVSREAALSDVMNFIKQLGDQGMLEDTATLNIESDIWKTIN; this is encoded by the coding sequence ATGGCAATAGATCTGAAGAAATTAATTCCCAAGAGAAGCAAGGATGCGGCATTCAGAGTCATCGATGGGCAGGCTATCGTTGTTCTTCCAGAAAAAAGCGAAGTCAAGATACTGAATGAAGTGGGTTCCAGAATCTGGCAGTTGATGGATGGAAATGTCTCCGTCGATGACATCTGCACAAAGATCTGCACCGAGTATGAGGTAAGCCGCGAGGCGGCATTATCCGATGTGATGAATTTCATAAAGCAGCTCGGAGATCAGGGAATGCTGGAAGATACCGCGACTCTCAACATCGAATCCGACATATGGAAGACAATAAACTAA
- a CDS encoding sulfatase-like hydrolase/transferase: MLRKMILVALIMTFIALFFISCAGRDEPPESHQAETAATSEKGSGAVDVIVLITVDSLRYDHLGCYGNKNIKTPAMDGIASEGILFERCLTPVPQNLPAHSAIMTGLYPEKTGVFDDAVFKLPEKFKTLAERLKEHGYVTAAFIGSAVLDRRFGLAQGFDLYHDNFDSLLTNTSAIFSERKAGEVVSQVLSFMEGQRKGKKLFLWIHLNDPNYPFSPPDPFEKSYRGEIEYCDSQIRNLTAFLKSSGKYESSAIILTSDHGISLGQFNEKKYGINLYEPSVRVPLIIRVPESFGQKSAKTPGKISATVGLIDIAPTILALAGVNKEEPSLDGYDLSELVTPAAESKGEAAERRIHFLSSYHQFFAFGWKVLRAADDGEWKYIDGKGCELYGISSDSKETENQLERNRDAAERMKSLLQNFEKNLSLYKQEDNRPLYNFSTTRNLSYIGYSWCPVSFFGSGRSGKFDRLQEIEDILETAQLGVLNKTPGKTLAELNKILEIDPENYLSLHFIASLQLFGGRVKMAAKTFSEMERSYPDWPETYHMRGHMEIADKDFEKALQTFGRVIGIDPMNSEALYDSACMHSLLNRKEKALEFLDRSIAAGYDDFSHIQEDPDLTNIRDSEEYKTILNRYMRRESY, encoded by the coding sequence ATGCTGAGAAAGATGATCCTGGTTGCCCTGATTATGACATTCATAGCCTTGTTTTTTATATCCTGTGCAGGGAGGGACGAGCCTCCAGAATCGCATCAAGCTGAAACAGCCGCAACTTCTGAGAAAGGCTCTGGAGCAGTAGATGTCATCGTCCTCATTACCGTTGACTCTCTCCGATATGACCATCTTGGCTGCTATGGAAATAAAAATATAAAGACACCCGCCATGGATGGGATTGCTTCCGAAGGGATCCTCTTTGAAAGATGCCTCACGCCAGTTCCCCAGAACCTCCCGGCGCATTCAGCAATCATGACCGGACTCTATCCTGAGAAAACCGGGGTCTTTGACGACGCCGTCTTCAAGCTTCCCGAGAAGTTTAAGACTCTGGCCGAGAGATTAAAAGAGCATGGCTATGTTACGGCTGCGTTCATCGGTTCTGCTGTCCTTGACAGGAGATTCGGACTTGCCCAGGGGTTCGACCTCTATCATGATAATTTTGACAGTCTTCTGACCAATACGTCAGCCATCTTTTCAGAAAGAAAAGCGGGAGAAGTCGTTAGCCAGGTCCTGAGCTTCATGGAAGGCCAGCGGAAGGGGAAAAAACTCTTCCTGTGGATTCATCTGAATGACCCGAACTATCCTTTCTCTCCTCCCGATCCGTTTGAAAAAAGTTACAGAGGCGAGATCGAGTACTGTGACAGCCAGATCCGGAATCTAACTGCTTTTCTGAAGAGCAGCGGCAAATATGAGTCGTCGGCCATAATCCTGACTTCAGACCACGGCATCTCGCTTGGTCAGTTTAACGAGAAGAAATACGGGATTAATCTTTACGAGCCTTCCGTCAGGGTTCCGCTGATCATCAGAGTTCCAGAAAGCTTCGGCCAAAAATCGGCAAAAACACCAGGCAAAATTTCAGCAACCGTTGGACTCATCGATATTGCCCCCACAATTCTTGCCCTGGCAGGTGTGAATAAGGAAGAACCTTCGCTTGATGGTTATGATCTATCTGAATTGGTTACACCCGCAGCGGAATCGAAAGGAGAGGCGGCAGAGCGACGAATTCATTTTTTATCCTCTTATCACCAGTTCTTTGCCTTTGGGTGGAAGGTCCTGAGAGCGGCTGATGATGGAGAATGGAAGTATATAGATGGAAAGGGGTGTGAGCTTTACGGGATCTCAAGCGATTCGAAAGAAACAGAAAATCAACTTGAAAGGAACAGGGATGCTGCAGAGCGAATGAAGAGCCTCCTGCAAAATTTTGAGAAGAATCTAAGCCTCTATAAACAGGAGGACAACCGCCCTTTGTACAATTTTTCTACTACCAGAAATCTTTCGTACATCGGGTATTCCTGGTGTCCCGTCTCTTTCTTTGGCTCAGGAAGGAGCGGAAAATTCGATAGATTGCAGGAGATCGAAGATATCCTGGAGACTGCTCAACTGGGAGTGTTGAACAAAACGCCCGGGAAGACCCTCGCCGAGTTGAATAAGATTCTGGAGATCGATCCGGAAAACTATCTTTCCCTTCACTTCATTGCCTCGCTGCAGCTCTTTGGAGGAAGAGTAAAAATGGCAGCAAAGACTTTTTCTGAGATGGAGCGATCGTATCCCGATTGGCCTGAGACATACCATATGAGAGGGCATATGGAGATCGCCGATAAGGATTTCGAGAAGGCTCTTCAAACATTCGGCAGGGTGATCGGAATCGATCCGATGAATTCGGAAGCGCTCTACGATTCCGCCTGCATGCATTCTCTTCTGAACAGGAAGGAGAAGGCTCTGGAATTTCTTGATAGATCAATAGCGGCTGGATACGATGATTTCAGCCATATCCAGGAGGATCCTGATCTTACCAACATAAGAGATTCTGAAGAATACAAGACGATCCTTAACAGATATATGCGAAGGGAGAGCTATTAA